One Candidatus Culexarchaeum yellowstonense genomic region harbors:
- a CDS encoding bifunctional 5,10-methylenetetrahydrofolate dehydrogenase/5,10-methenyltetrahydrofolate cyclohydrolase has translation MPTILDGNTLSNKIFEELKSEVKKLVDAGVTPKISLILVGKDPASTSYVNMKARRAKRLGMESEIHNLPEDISEEELIKTVDKLNEDKNVHGIVIQLPLPKHINEKRISARVKPEKDIDGLHPINIGKLYLKEECLVSPAAEGIMELFKEYGVKVEGKHAVIVGATELTGKPLAALLLNSGADVTICEYTSPNLTKHTRNADILIVDIAKPQAITGDMVKDGAVVVDCGFNYIGDKLVGDVNMNEVSAKASAITPVPGGVGPMIIAILMRNLIKAAKMQAKLN, from the coding sequence ATTCCAACAATACTTGATGGAAACACACTCTCAAACAAGATATTTGAAGAATTAAAGAGTGAAGTGAAGAAGCTAGTGGACGCTGGAGTAACACCGAAAATATCACTAATACTTGTTGGAAAAGATCCAGCATCAACATCATACGTAAACATGAAGGCTAGAAGGGCTAAAAGACTTGGAATGGAATCAGAAATACATAACCTACCGGAGGATATAAGTGAAGAGGAACTCATAAAAACCGTGGACAAACTTAATGAAGACAAAAACGTTCATGGCATAGTAATACAGCTACCACTACCAAAACACATAAATGAAAAGAGGATTTCAGCAAGGGTAAAACCAGAAAAGGATATCGATGGACTACACCCAATAAACATTGGTAAATTATACTTAAAGGAGGAATGCCTAGTATCACCAGCAGCTGAGGGAATCATGGAGCTATTTAAAGAATATGGAGTTAAAGTGGAAGGGAAACATGCAGTAATAGTTGGAGCCACAGAATTAACTGGAAAACCACTCGCAGCACTACTACTAAATAGCGGTGCAGATGTAACCATATGCGAATACACATCACCAAACCTCACAAAACACACAAGAAACGCAGACATACTCATAGTGGACATAGCGAAACCACAAGCAATAACTGGAGATATGGTTAAAGATGGAGCAGTAGTCGTAGATTGCGGATTCAACTACATAGGAGACAAATTGGTTGGAGATGTAAACATGAACGAAGTTTCAGCAAAAGCATCAGCAATAACGCCAGTACCAGGCGGAGTTGGACCAATGATAATAGCAATATTAATGAGAAATCTAATAAAAGCCGCAAAAATGCAAGCCAAGCTCAATTGA